The following proteins come from a genomic window of Geothrix edaphica:
- a CDS encoding histidine phosphatase family protein, protein MTPVRSGFLLAWLLLSGPGLAAQGTTVVLLRHAERQSLFDGDSPLAEAGRRRAEALVPLLAGYHPAALYTSDLKRTQQTMAPTAIKLGLVPIVRPKAGSEALAAEILREQRGRTVVVCWHHDLMKKVARALGVRGPVPYWSLDTYDRIWIVTVPAQGEARLVVKVQELAPALVAAS, encoded by the coding sequence ATGACCCCCGTCCGATCCGGCTTCCTCCTTGCCTGGCTACTCCTCTCCGGCCCTGGGCTCGCAGCCCAGGGCACGACGGTGGTTCTGCTCAGGCATGCCGAGCGCCAGTCGCTCTTCGACGGGGATTCGCCCCTGGCCGAAGCCGGCCGGCGCCGGGCGGAGGCCCTGGTGCCCCTGCTGGCGGGCTACCATCCCGCGGCGCTCTACACCTCGGATCTGAAGCGCACGCAGCAGACCATGGCCCCCACGGCAATCAAGCTCGGCCTGGTCCCCATCGTGCGGCCGAAGGCTGGCAGCGAGGCCCTGGCGGCGGAGATCCTCCGGGAGCAGCGCGGGCGCACCGTCGTTGTGTGCTGGCATCACGACCTGATGAAGAAAGTCGCGCGGGCGCTGGGCGTGAGGGGGCCTGTGCCCTACTGGTCGCTGGATACCTACGACCGGATCTGGATCGTGACCGTCCCCGCTCAGGGTGAGGCCCGATTGGTGGTGAAGGTGCAGGAGCTAGCGCCAGCTCTCGTCGCGGCGTCCTGA
- a CDS encoding cytochrome c3 family protein has product MRLPTLSTLAAGLLILLGPAVFADPPAAKPLSGTKVEGPAAPEGLQVPSPPFSEGIFPCTSCHDGKSMKPNLKRRELTDMHTDIALHHGPASRWCLDCHDANNRDSLHLASGEKVPFTASYQLCGQCHGDKLRDWRVGVHGKRTGSWNGPKQYLLCVNCHNPHTPRFQALKPMPAPTPPEQIQTRKGGAR; this is encoded by the coding sequence ATGCGCCTCCCGACTCTGTCCACGCTGGCGGCAGGCCTGCTGATCCTCCTGGGACCGGCGGTCTTCGCGGATCCGCCCGCCGCCAAGCCGCTCTCTGGAACCAAGGTGGAGGGACCCGCGGCCCCGGAGGGCCTCCAGGTGCCCTCGCCCCCCTTCAGTGAGGGCATCTTCCCCTGCACCTCCTGCCATGACGGCAAGAGCATGAAGCCCAACCTCAAGCGCCGCGAACTCACCGACATGCACACGGACATCGCCCTGCATCACGGGCCGGCGAGCCGCTGGTGCCTGGACTGCCACGACGCCAACAACCGGGACAGCCTCCACCTGGCCAGCGGCGAGAAAGTCCCCTTCACCGCCTCTTACCAGCTCTGCGGACAGTGCCATGGGGACAAGCTGCGCGACTGGCGCGTGGGCGTCCACGGCAAGCGCACCGGCAGCTGGAACGGACCCAAGCAGTACCTGCTCTGCGTCAACTGCCACAACCCGCACACACCAAGATTCCAGGCGCTGAAACCCATGCCGGCCCCGACGCCGCCCGAACAAATCCAGACCCGGAAAGGGGGTGCCCGATGA
- a CDS encoding 4Fe-4S dicluster domain-containing protein — translation MTDHKPECPIGGCEPPATIGGTRREFLGAATAAMATALTGCGTLSKEEFLQHNFRELSKQEVLDVIARLEKEYQAKYGREVKVANTPAIPGVIFGYALDLSRCIGCRRCVHACVKENNQSRDPEIQWIRVLQMDKEEGVNVQHADAYYNPEEVPQEGHFYMPVQCQQCKKPPCTKVCPVGATWRDKDGIVVVDYNWCIGCRYCMAACPYGARHFNWGEPHLPADEVNPKTHYLGNRPRPKGVVEKCTFCIQRTRNGQYPACVEICPTGSRKFGNLLDKDSEIRYILENKRVFKFKEDLNTQPNFFYFYGV, via the coding sequence ATGACGGACCACAAGCCCGAGTGCCCCATCGGGGGCTGTGAGCCCCCCGCCACCATCGGCGGCACCCGCCGGGAATTCCTCGGCGCGGCCACGGCCGCCATGGCCACCGCCCTCACGGGCTGCGGCACCCTCAGCAAAGAGGAGTTCCTCCAGCACAACTTCCGCGAGCTCTCCAAGCAGGAGGTGCTCGATGTCATCGCCCGGCTGGAGAAGGAATACCAGGCGAAGTACGGCCGAGAGGTGAAGGTCGCCAACACGCCCGCCATCCCCGGAGTCATCTTCGGCTACGCCCTGGATCTCAGCCGCTGCATCGGCTGCCGCCGGTGCGTGCATGCCTGCGTGAAGGAGAACAACCAGTCGCGAGACCCCGAGATCCAGTGGATCCGCGTCCTCCAGATGGACAAGGAGGAAGGCGTCAACGTCCAGCATGCCGACGCCTACTACAACCCCGAGGAGGTGCCCCAGGAGGGCCACTTCTACATGCCGGTCCAGTGCCAGCAGTGCAAGAAGCCGCCCTGCACGAAGGTCTGCCCCGTGGGCGCCACCTGGCGGGACAAGGACGGCATCGTGGTGGTGGACTACAACTGGTGCATCGGCTGCCGCTATTGCATGGCCGCCTGCCCCTACGGCGCCCGCCACTTCAACTGGGGCGAGCCCCACCTGCCTGCGGACGAGGTCAATCCGAAGACGCACTACCTCGGCAACCGGCCCCGGCCCAAGGGCGTCGTGGAGAAGTGCACCTTCTGCATCCAGCGCACCCGCAACGGCCAGTACCCCGCCTGCGTGGAGATCTGCCCCACGGGCTCCCGCAAGTTCGGGAACCTGCTCGACAAGGACAGCGAGATCCGCTACATCCTCGAGAACAAGCGCGTCTTCAAGTTCAAGGAAGACCTGAACACCCAACCCAACTTCTTCTACTTCTACGGGGTGTGA
- a CDS encoding flavin monoamine oxidase family protein, with product MKRRDFLAAGALSAVPLACRRKPEFPFPGELVGPDLPLGHWLRGGDFPEPERFAPVSTLVVGGGVAGLSAAWRLAGGGLDDFQVLELEREPGGTSRSDRNHVSAFPWAAHYLPVPDRGNHAVLRLLKECGVLEGFDAKGDPVFAEEATVRAPEERLFAFGQWWEGLYLRAGASAEDERQYHAFFHEVDRWAMFRDAKGRPAFSIPRSRCSDAPEAVALDGQSFAAWLDQRGFSSPRLRWLLDYACRDDYGSRLDTTSAWAGLFYFAARKQGPGEDSRPLLTWPEGNGFLVNHLRRACGDRLHCGVMATAIREEKDGLLVTAWDNLNQRRVGWKAKHVIFAGPQHVAKHVVEGLAGARPAAARIRNAPWLVANLTLRARPKESTFPLAWDNVLRDSEALGYVAATHQSLRDHGPSVWTWYRPFAGPDCDAERVRLRTLDWPACARLVMEDLRPAHPDLEGLVARLDVMRWGHAMVRPAPGLLWDPAFLALSRPFGRIHFAHTELSGLALFEEAQDHGLRAAEEVLAASGRRDESWR from the coding sequence ATGAAGCGCCGCGACTTCCTCGCCGCCGGCGCCCTTTCCGCGGTTCCGCTGGCCTGTCGCCGCAAGCCCGAGTTCCCTTTCCCGGGCGAGCTGGTGGGCCCGGACCTGCCCCTGGGCCATTGGCTGCGCGGCGGCGACTTCCCCGAGCCGGAGCGCTTCGCGCCGGTTTCCACACTGGTGGTGGGCGGCGGCGTGGCGGGGCTCAGCGCCGCCTGGCGGCTGGCGGGCGGCGGGCTGGACGACTTCCAGGTGCTGGAGCTCGAGCGGGAGCCCGGCGGCACCTCCCGCTCGGACCGCAACCACGTGAGCGCCTTCCCCTGGGCCGCCCACTACCTGCCCGTTCCGGACCGCGGCAACCACGCGGTGCTCCGGCTGCTGAAGGAATGCGGCGTGCTGGAGGGCTTCGACGCCAAGGGCGATCCCGTCTTCGCGGAAGAGGCCACGGTCCGGGCGCCGGAGGAGCGCCTCTTCGCCTTTGGCCAGTGGTGGGAGGGCCTCTACCTGCGGGCCGGCGCCAGCGCCGAGGACGAGCGCCAGTACCACGCCTTCTTCCACGAGGTGGACCGCTGGGCCATGTTCCGCGATGCGAAGGGCCGCCCGGCCTTCAGCATCCCCCGCTCCCGCTGCTCGGACGCGCCGGAGGCCGTGGCCCTGGATGGCCAATCCTTCGCCGCCTGGCTGGATCAGCGCGGCTTCTCCTCACCCCGCCTGCGCTGGCTCCTGGACTACGCCTGCCGGGATGACTACGGCTCCCGGCTGGACACCACCAGTGCCTGGGCGGGCCTCTTCTACTTCGCGGCCCGCAAGCAGGGGCCCGGCGAGGACTCGCGGCCCCTGCTCACCTGGCCTGAGGGCAACGGCTTCCTCGTCAACCATCTGCGCCGGGCCTGCGGCGACCGCCTGCACTGTGGCGTGATGGCCACCGCCATCCGCGAGGAGAAGGATGGCCTCCTCGTCACGGCCTGGGACAACCTGAACCAGAGGCGAGTGGGATGGAAGGCGAAGCATGTGATCTTCGCGGGCCCGCAGCATGTGGCGAAACATGTCGTTGAGGGCCTGGCCGGAGCGCGACCTGCCGCGGCCCGCATCCGCAACGCCCCCTGGCTGGTGGCGAACCTCACGTTGCGGGCGCGCCCCAAGGAATCCACCTTCCCTCTGGCCTGGGACAATGTGCTGCGGGACAGCGAGGCCCTGGGCTACGTGGCCGCCACCCACCAGAGCCTGCGCGACCACGGCCCCTCGGTCTGGACCTGGTACCGGCCTTTCGCGGGCCCCGACTGCGACGCCGAACGGGTGCGCTTGCGCACCCTGGACTGGCCCGCCTGCGCGCGTCTGGTGATGGAGGACCTGCGCCCCGCCCACCCGGATCTGGAAGGCCTGGTGGCGCGGCTCGACGTGATGCGCTGGGGCCATGCCATGGTCCGCCCGGCGCCGGGCCTCCTGTGGGATCCCGCCTTCCTCGCGCTCTCCAGGCCCTTCGGCCGCATCCACTTCGCCCACACGGAACTCAGCGGCCTGGCCCTCTTTGAGGAGGCCCAGGATCATGGCCTCCGCGCCGCGGAAGAGGTGTTGGCTGCCTCAGGACGCCGCGACGAGAGCTGGCGCTAG